Below is a genomic region from Brassica rapa cultivar Chiifu-401-42 chromosome A08, CAAS_Brap_v3.01, whole genome shotgun sequence.
aaggaaagttttttttataaaaaaaattgaaaaatacaaAGCAAAACATGTGAAGCAAAAATAcaaagcaaataaaaatatggaaGTTTCAAAATAAGACCAATAACCAACTTTTTTTAACGATCCAATCTTGTGAAgcagttttttgttttttttttcttatcaacTATTTGAAGTCATTATCTATGTGTCAATAAGTTCTATAGAAACATAGTTAGTTTTGAATATTTCTTTGCATCTCCTATTTATTCTGGagcctaaatataaattaacaatttccttattttttatatactaaaacatAAGTTGCAtgaccaattatatttttgacatttcattaatataattttaaaattaaaattaaatacatcaTTAATACAATTAAGATTTTTTCCGATGAAGACATAAAGTTAGCATAGGTCTCTCTAAACAGTTCCTCAATCAAAGCCACGATGGCACGATTACCACCATCTTTTCACGTAAATGGTTTCTTTTTGTGTATCgaactttaaaattatttcaacaaataatttttttacaaaccAGTCTTCGTTATGAGTTCTAAGTCTCTCACGGTTTCTTTTAATATCTTCTCTCTTTTCCTGTGAAACTTTTATGATTCATTGCCTAGAGTACTTTGTATGATGGGTTTTCACTAAGTTTCATAACGAGTTTGCAAAATATGAGcaaataaaatcattaaaacaTCAATCTTTgtattatttagtttttgaaactattttagttTGCTATAGACGTGTATGGGAAATCAAaggtacaagaagaagaagaagaagaagaagaagatatgagCAATCAAAGAAAAGGGTGGGTGAGCAATGTTTTGGGTAAAGTTAGCAAAGGTTAAAGACGATTGGAAGAGTTGCATAATGTTTGACCATTCATAATTTAGGTAAAcaataattttgattatttttttgtctttacGATTTcgaaacttaaaattttaattgctTTCTGCaattgaattttgaaaattctcaagttttgttgttttataaatttcctAGGTTGTTTTAATAGCtatctaaaaacaaaaaaataattaatatttttagataacaaATTTTCCAGCGAAACCtgtaaataataattcaaaaaaacagttttctttTAATGAAACAAGCCAAAAAAACTCAGTTCAAGCCATCTCCAAAAATTAGTAAAGGACTATGAAATGACATTTCCAGATGTTAATCACATTTCCAAATTAATCATGTATCCTCATCTCTGAACTAATTTTATATGTCTGTGGTTAACCAATGATAATGTTCTTTTAACACTGATAAATGTGTGTTAATAGTttgtttatgtatatatatttcccTCTAATAAATCAAAGTTATTATACATGTAATTTTAGTGATATATAAaactgattttgtttttgtaacagAAAAAAGATTCCCATGCATAGCATGGGGTCAACACTAGTTCATAATAAGACAATTGCTTGTGAACATActtatcaaaaagaaaattgcTTGTACATATATTTGATAAGGACATTACCGAGGCGACGGTGGTGCATGCCCCCAATTGGTATTAGTATATATAGCTTATGGTAAAGAttccataaaatatatacatgaaaTCCAAACTTAACCAGCTACTGTTATGAAAAAGATATCATTAGGCCATCTTTAGTAACTAAGAGAGTCTCTAACTATCATGGGAATGACAGCTGCCTCGGCTCATACCTGAAAAATCAGCCGGAGGACCGGAGTAATGCCTTGAATCTTTGTAACCAAATGGAAAAAGGGTTTGTAATGAGTTTCTTTTGATTATGCTTGCTTGCTCCGATCAAACTCAAGGCCAAAGTTCTAAAGGAGCTTTCCATTATGTTATTGTATAATCTCTCTCTAttcagctttttttttgtcgattAAAGTCCATAAACACCAAGTCATAGTGTTATTAATTAGTAGGTTTCTGAGATGATTTGTTGCTAAAGACTAGTTATGATTTATATGGGAAACAAGTAATTTCGTACTCCGACTTTTTAGCAAGGGAATCGGcataaaaatttaagatatatacaaaatttacaaatatagtTAAGATGAAAAACTTATAAACTACttctaaactaaataaaataatagttatgtCATATTCCTTCCGTTTCAATTTAATTGTTCTTGTAGAATAAAATTGTCGTTTCAAAATAAGTgtagttttataatttcaatgcaaaatttattgattttatatttcaatttatttttctattggttaaaatGTGATTAGATATATTGGTAATGATgtttttacttataaatatgtaaacttaaatgtttattttgtgtgtcaaattctaaaacaacaattaaaatgaaactgATAAGAGTATATGGGAGTCTTCAATTATCTAAATCTTCATTTCATCTTCATCCCTTTGTACGTAGTTGTGTATACTACAAGTACCATTAGTAAATTAGTAGTTTTGCAAGCCTGTGATTTGGTCTTAAGTTCTTAACACAATAACACATGATCTTAGAGCCCACTAAAAATGAGCCGGGTTAATCACACACGCACCAGAATTTTATGCAGCTGGTCGTTGACTTGTACAATTCCCGCGAGTGCAGCAACAGtattttataaacataatttGAGCTCATTACCATCTAATCTCTCAACAACTAtcatttaaaaactataattaatatattaataagaaGATAAATTGGTATTGGTTATAAGTTAGTGGCTTTTCCTTATGTACATTTTCTCAGAAAATCAAGAAAAGCAAAAGGTTTTctctattcttcttcttccgatgtatcaaatcttcttcttcttcttctttgttacAACCTTCCACAGTTATTACTATGTCTCAGCTCAGCCTCCTGCTCCTCCGCTCAGTAACGGCGACCTGGTCGCCAATTTCGAGCCTAGTTTAGCCATAGTCACCGGAGTTCTCGCCATCATGTTCGCACTCACTTTCGTCGTCCTCGTCTACGCTAAGTGCTGCCACATGGATCTCCTATCAGGTTCCGGCGACGGTAGGCGGCAAGATCGTCTGACCCGACAAGGGTTTTTCTTTAACCGGTCAACTAACTCCTCAGCTCGATTCTCCGGTTTAGACAAGACAGCTATCGAGTCACTTCCTATGTTTAGATTCTCTGCTTTGAAAGGATCAAAACAAGGGCTCGAGTGTTCTGTCTGTTTGTCTAAATTCGAGAGCGTCGAGATTCTTAGGTTGTTGCCTAAATGTCGTCACGCTTTCCACATCGGATGCATCGATCAGTGGCTTGAGCAGCACGCAACGTGTCCCCTCTGCAGAGACAGAGTCTCAATCGAAGAGGACACCTCTGTTTATGTAAACAGTTTTAGGTTCTTGAATGAGTCTGCGAGAAGAGAAGATTCGAGTTTGGAGATTTACatcgagagagaagaagaagaggagagaagaagaagacagagaGAGGAAGTTGGTAGCTCATCGAGATTCAGCATCGGAGGGAGTTTCAGGAAGATTTTAAAACTAGGTCATAAAGAAAAACCCTTGCTTGAGCATCAAGGAAACGATAAAGACGAGAACAAAGTGATGCATAAGTTCAATCACAGGATCTTTGTATCTGATGTTGTGTTCAAGAATCGTTGGAGCAACGTGAGCTCATCGGATTTGATGTTTTTGAATTCGGAGATGGTTAGTTCGATCTCCAGCGAGAGATTCTCATTTAGGAGAAGCAATGAAGAGGATCAAAGAGGTAACTTGCGGATCAAGGAAGATATGGAGAACAAGTTGAGTTCGATGAAAACTATGTTGTTGTCGGAAAGCAACGACTCTGGTTCGAAATCAAGAAGTGTTATGACCGAGACAGGAAGAAGATCGGTCTCTGAGATCACAACGGTTCCTAGACTCAGTATTGCGGTTCATGGCGATTGTAGCGGTTCAAACGCAGCGACTGCGTCTGAGACGGAGGAGAGAAGACGGCGTTTGTGGCTGCCGATCGCTAGTAAAACCGCTCAATGGTTTGCTAACAGagaaaaaagaaatcaaattaATACAACAGTCCAACACTTTaatgtttagtttatttatttttcttcatgAATTGCAATTTTTACAGgcttatatacaaaaaatattcttacaCATGTTTGTTAGATCCGAAGATAATTTGTGTAAATAAGATGgatttatttataaacaaatttatttacttaaattatttataaaataataataattgttaTTTTCATCTCATGGAACAAATCAGCTAACCTGGCAAATAAGCAGCCACACTCATTTAAATTACATTATTAGTATGCCTGCATCAACTTATTATACTTTTCTGTTAACGACTGCATCATATTCATATAATCAATAATACACTTATACGTCTATCTATGAACTACCCTTGGTCCTGTCTCTTGAtagtttaaaaagaaaattatggcCTATCCTTGGTTTTgtctcttgattttttttttgtatgaatGTTAAAATTTATACAATTTCAAGAGTACAATGTTGTGTTAACAGCTTATAACAACTGTGTCTTGATAGTTGTCTTccgcttcttttttttatagttgTCTTCCTTTGTTTAGACTAACATTACTAACTCGtgtatttgaaaacaaaattacaTATTAGTTGCTCAAGTCTCACCTAACTGCTAATAGTGTCAATTTCATAACAAAGACTACATTCGGTGATTTGGTTATTAATAGAAAAACTCATTTCAATAAAATTGAATGCAAAGAAACACTGAATATAGGTTATAAATAAGCATTTAGTTTGTCACTTACTTAAAAGTCCCCATCAATAATATGAAACCTAATCTCATATTCAATTTCCTCTTTCGAATGTTCAACTATAATATTATATCTCACCAAACGatttatgatatatttatttatttatttataagttgGTGTAGGAGTCTGACTCCTTTGATTTTGtcttcatatatttataaataaaattatgccactaaacttaaaataaacGTATACGTCGTCATACATATATACTGTATACACACAATATGCTTTCTAAAAGTCCATATAATTAAATGGAAAACCTTTCCTTTTCACTCGACATCTTTTTAACTTTGAAACATGACGATAGAACCAGGAATGCCTTGAGTGCAACATCATAGGGGAACCTTTTCAATATTGTATGatttaatatttcatttaaaatctcataagataaatagataatatattatatttagatCTTCGTTGTACAGTTCATATTCCATTTACAAAACTCATTTACCACAATTTCTTTTAGTAATCTTTGATTATGATTGGCAAAAATTCTCGTTTAATTTAACTAACCCTATTGAGATAGTtgacaacaaaatatatttcagattttaacaactttatttatatatgaaagttATTCAAAGATTGTTGTTACGTAGAAAGGAAGTCATTGTATATCATATGGTCCAACTTTATGACGTTTGGGGATGGACACGCAATTTCATATACATTATTAAACTGAATCAAAGGATATAACAGAATATAATCAAgcttaaattatatatttaagtgtATTAGGTAGAATGTGGACCGATTCATACAGTAAAAGAAATAAGCAAAGTCAAAGAAGGTTAAGGTTAACTCCCATGAGAGTTAAGCATCAAGTTCGTTTAATTACAAACTCTCATGATACTGTGTTATGGTATAAAGCAACAATGACATAGTTTCAGTGAAGTTGCAGTCCTGCAGATACAACCCACATCTACCCTCTTGGATGATAATCTTTCTAGAGCGCATCAAACCAAACTGTCATATACGGCAGAAACACAGGCCAGTCGAACAAGACCTTTAGACTGGCTTCATGAGCTCTCTAACCGTGTTGTCAACATCTTTCCTCATACACGTATGGCAAAAGAAGAGGAAAGTGTGCCCTCTCCTAAGCCATTGAAAACCTCCCAGCTCAATCTTGGCTCTGGATTTCTGCaaagaatatttttattcaCTAACATATTGTCAAACTGCAGCACAAGGTCATACAAACTTAGAGCAAGAGCAGTGGTGATTTTAAAAGAGTttttcattaataaaaattaagaaaataaatagaaaatagatGTAAAAGGAAGAGAGAGGACACAATCGATTCTTCTTGCAAGGGACTCAAATTTTTCCTAAAGAGACTCTTCTCCACCTGGCAATTTTCTAATGGTTTAatgatttcaaaaataaatagaatataGCTATATAGTTAAACAAgactattatttatttgttgagAAACTCAATTACAATGCACCACTGCTCTTAAGAGACTTAGCACAGAGTGGTAacttaaaaaaatgatatatatgcTCATTCTAAAATCACAACTTAATGACAACGGGCCGAATACATGATGTCATGGTCCAACAGTTCATATATTTTTGggctttatttattttgtctATTTTTCATAATAGTGATTAGAATCTATTCTACTAATTTAAAGTCCTACTTTTTTTGGAACACCAGTCctactttttatttaattaaagttgTCATCTAAATTTTGGAACAATTCACATTTCATTTAACtttattttgattaataaaaaccATTAATATAATTAGAGTTGATATTTCTAAACAATTACAATTCTAACCGAAGCCATTAACCATTCGTCTAATAATCTAAATTAGATAATCTAATACATAAACATCGCCATTTAGAGTATAGTCAATTCAGCCATTGTTATATTGGTAGATatatatctaaactattaaaaaccTAACCAAACCAATGTGTAATGTTATAAAAGAATCTAACCAAACATATAAAATCACGAGTATATAAACTTATactaataaaatcatatattgtTAACTAGATTTCTCCATTACGTAACAAATTCACATGAACAAATGTTGCCTATACTAATTTCCAATGTATAATTTTTACATGTGCATAATAGGTTTATGCTAAATAACCATGTTATAGTATGTACTGTATGTTAGATCATTTCCTATTGTTTTCCTAagaattgtattttatatgaatatattgtCCGTTCAGTATAAATAATCGcatattgattttataaattatcaaaagaTATTTAATAAAACAGAACTTTCCAACCaaacttttgaaaaataatatccATTGTATATTTAAAGTTcttatcataatatattttggaTGCCAAATTTTCACAATAAATTCAATAATCTAGGAAATTTTAGCAATattattaaacaattaaaatCATTTTCCTAAAATACCTTATTTATATCCAAAAACAGGAACTTAAATGTTTTGTGGGTTGAATGTTTTGATCTATTTACATGTActgattatttttgttatttttgcaAGGAATTGTCAATTTGTAAATctaatcaaaaaatataaactgtGTTTTAACGCAGAAAATATCCTAGTGTAATAGTTAAAAGAATGTAATAAGCGTGAAGCAATTTattctatataaaaatagtaaaatcttTCATTTGTAAATCATTCatcaaatt
It encodes:
- the LOC103834742 gene encoding E3 ubiquitin-protein ligase ATL42, which codes for MYIFSENQEKQKVFSILLLPMYQIFFFFFFVTTFHSYYYVSAQPPAPPLSNGDLVANFEPSLAIVTGVLAIMFALTFVVLVYAKCCHMDLLSGSGDGRRQDRLTRQGFFFNRSTNSSARFSGLDKTAIESLPMFRFSALKGSKQGLECSVCLSKFESVEILRLLPKCRHAFHIGCIDQWLEQHATCPLCRDRVSIEEDTSVYVNSFRFLNESARREDSSLEIYIEREEEEERRRRQREEVGSSSRFSIGGSFRKILKLGHKEKPLLEHQGNDKDENKVMHKFNHRIFVSDVVFKNRWSNVSSSDLMFLNSEMVSSISSERFSFRRSNEEDQRGNLRIKEDMENKLSSMKTMLLSESNDSGSKSRSVMTETGRRSVSEITTVPRLSIAVHGDCSGSNAATASETEERRRRLWLPIASKTAQWFANREKRNQINTTVQHFNV